From a region of the Crocosphaera sp. UHCC 0190 genome:
- the galE gene encoding UDP-glucose 4-epimerase GalE codes for MSNSKPTILVTGGAGYIGSHAVLSLQKSGYEVIVFDNLSYGHAELVKDVLKAELIVGDTSDRPLLDQIFSTRNIAAVMHFAAFIAVGESVNNPAIYYRNNVTGTLTLLEAMIAANIHKFVFSSTCAIYGMPQAIPMTENHPNNPVSPYASSKYMVEQILRDFDQAYGLKSVIFRYFNASGADPSGQLGEDHTPETHLIPLALLTALKKRDHLFIFGTDYETPDGTAVRDYIHVNDLASAHVLGLEYLLNGGNSEMFNLGNGNGFSVREVIDTAKKITGIDFLVKESDRRPGDPPMLVGSSQKAQSILGWKPQYSDLETIVNHAWKWHQKRHR; via the coding sequence GTGTCTAACAGTAAACCCACAATTTTAGTGACAGGAGGGGCCGGATATATTGGTTCCCATGCGGTTTTATCCCTCCAAAAATCCGGTTATGAAGTCATTGTTTTTGATAACCTTTCCTATGGCCATGCTGAGTTAGTCAAAGATGTTTTAAAAGCTGAATTAATTGTGGGAGATACTAGCGATCGCCCCCTTTTGGATCAAATCTTTTCAACTCGAAATATTGCTGCTGTGATGCACTTTGCGGCATTTATTGCAGTAGGAGAATCTGTTAACAATCCAGCTATCTATTATCGAAATAATGTCACGGGAACCCTCACTTTATTAGAGGCCATGATCGCCGCTAATATTCATAAGTTTGTCTTCTCTTCTACCTGTGCTATTTATGGGATGCCTCAAGCAATTCCTATGACAGAAAATCATCCCAATAATCCTGTCAGTCCCTATGCTTCTAGTAAGTATATGGTAGAACAAATTTTAAGAGATTTTGATCAGGCTTATGGACTAAAATCTGTTATATTCCGTTATTTTAACGCATCGGGAGCCGATCCATCGGGACAGTTAGGAGAAGATCATACCCCCGAAACTCATCTCATTCCCTTAGCCTTATTAACAGCCTTAAAAAAACGAGATCATCTCTTTATTTTTGGCACAGATTATGAGACTCCTGATGGCACAGCAGTTAGAGATTATATTCATGTTAATGATTTAGCTTCAGCCCATGTTTTAGGCTTAGAATACCTTTTAAATGGGGGAAATAGTGAAATGTTTAACTTAGGGAATGGCAATGGCTTTTCTGTGCGAGAAGTCATTGATACTGCCAAAAAAATCACCGGAATTGACTTTTTAGTTAAAGAAAGCGATCGCCGTCCAGGTGATCCCCCAATGTTAGTAGGAAGTAGTCAAAAAGCTCAGTCAATTTTAGGATGGAAACCTCAATATTCTGACCTTGAAACTATTGTTAATCATGCTTGGAAATGGCATCAAAAGCGACATAGATAA